In Bombus affinis isolate iyBomAffi1 chromosome 11, iyBomAffi1.2, whole genome shotgun sequence, one genomic interval encodes:
- the LOC126921948 gene encoding uncharacterized protein LOC126921948 isoform X1, giving the protein MSRETRTLEINKYILSKLWYTSLIIYRRNNNKFFFSQCDNDIEDFVESKTLITNLIHSQNENQYQWITYILLHKLLNNIALDIKYVEKPQSYVQMIYALQLYKNLTIYLQQELLAFYKNSLEQRSSEDFEKIQSGYFILLKQNVCDNPFITCWILNELLLIYPKSSVNIIYNLQNFYFLLIKELMEFELSKQKSDNDNYFGCILCIISKMNIVEFNDPTLSKWLFPIMLKTKNIQDIEFALYSRTDHHFLKKWCTFLSEFYMHSKPNNNLNHVLKIQKILFHFPSASAPILNKNNLIERISNNKLHWIIDILDMCYILMINGRYNDVSLILSCTLLKAFWPVLLFKVLHEYSQEEIFLNNAKKDYDFICNSIEFLIPKCNFDVLCDPTLNELQNVLWKNVKILKYILNCRREDIKTDNIYHDEITETTDFQQKLSIQQIFTLLQHFDSLLVLKMTTDIYEQNYEKVKNLLKDVCESENVFIAYCSILSALKGILLCNSYDANQSIISKYFFDMNHYIKILFPLNLRIQVIENIFCLLFLRYEDFGHTQKNYDKSYINKSHEQLKFESKWMKQHLEGFICNKYAVRDILFHLEDIISITETACTEESVEEKEQIQNNIASINAAITNAKWRFELYTTSEFAKNINMKYENKSYLSKFIPKSLLSGKLPSDCSKEKIFFYQESNISDGTETRSSNSSESELVHNTKWRKRSNSLVLTTDDITTKDIIHKPLFVNFMLATKESLIIRCLWKNDYAKAQDIIETCNMKNTQLTGEVQFSKALRTLKENVCKQANTLKNNDQSPENSQFSTLENIRLVTQEGIKSSRQTSQFETFLVSQEMNLRLLSMEILTNNEILAICALDLALTMSQTYPISQNLCEIAVKYLKLCKTFDNTEYVYFFHKFCQLLYEKKDVASVEDILCDARIPLCIKECKEKENFWTDIMINHHEFKESQTDKDTINQILKNSNYLPGLKILSKVVTVACGSRKYMQNMCSHLQLLHSIIPTEHTMSTVSDLLKIPLHYYFGYQIFELKIEPQKLEAIARDLQVNLSYSILTNTCPKLSYREDTSYTIISKENGCIVLNKASSKSDLNYKLQRPNQCVSEILTELLQILHNLNVNQSRLDPDVCKTILNYSEIQTVLKKTSRLASLDLSELSVGNETLAFLLNTWNLMFLHTALTIWGNRPPFNNLQHAISLMSVGYLIGDLGLVTIAALRSKLLNNIMLDNKFFIQVEELNEPAWQDLDITHDPRVIFVMANEFLGSPRIQVYNPDSLDEDLSNAFHEYLNYYSCEKSTQSIEKQKIMLLPKIVEQYQAFISQNSKNDLQISNNSNKFFSINDYFKSFNEDIVIQYMPLSYSYNVILKYSNYSNSYNHKQINQYNTTWKNHNIRPSLLQYLEGQYWVVSYLLQRINNENPTILRNSCDNLKRIACLENLLTSYWTKELKLLFENNQTLAAISEAISIQKLWSHFELMLKEGELDACLRLINALPTHIALSSELQCFRDKILSHIISKEKDTFNMVILQYLYQIKDIYILSQTVLYNVNKWHINICENALLHTVYHVDNYKLPIHCKLQLNEILHRVLIFHKMLPYCIIKSNEISYNIAYCTEKVDPLQIIKSLINADKFELCLEWMECQAFSLEIHPSVTQDFLIGFLKNESQNFKQTLKFFQALPLDQSIKLCKVVLKKLESIDSLRFICNYLLKYCKATETIKYRRTLLGIDILSMLNVQERPLYIHLINEPLLMLEQLLMNCKFESIQRILSRIQNKLNQTNIPRSSFDKIIRFYARKSLDCRVSLQCDSIENKPKNVQYSALEVENIEFVMPIVVPTKEEWIPNDKARKCSCCKNVIFSMFNRRHHCRRCGRVICATCSQHRMHVSGYPPSVLVRVCNDCKRQTALQMHTFQGTESTPSSEIFDYWRLTRDQKHNDTIREEFSFEYAPNISLCLAILNLHSEHQTYASFLLDCCDEMKRLLQPVSGGKVNPEVDHTVIIKMIRSLLVAAKVKCAKLGLNTGLAHCDRFLSQVDLIASLIQFDCLHLIPSDSLHDHTLRKLRDLLIKKEQWTLALDVSTKAGLECLDTQGVWATWGKACLKMGYFNQARDKFFHCLDKVQSENFDDWVILSYPEESEILSKDGTQKLINETNKNKEIKVDELSTKKIEFSKNRPLKDPPLLIEILQILDNLSIYKQYVQHPQQYKFNTSQEMLNNFGSFKIANQRQLDIKNTFVTVQNICYHESIYYLLTYGSYNSILEFFLKHEEFDKCLIFTLENNLEPDLFFNAIYLYCLRNGSIDKLHEAMMNKDSNLLIWKKYLIYICHSLEKRQYLNILYHLQLFMKDFIRAAMTCIRFYLNDVSNYSDLNAKINFLFDAQKHLESELQIEILSRKRKRSTSSMHSNQGILTMEMEPSEIDKHINSISRQMEITKFLANCEKEGRAPIHFLSMFPKKDSNNSSNLEIPTLFGDQQQKIDLAVLAILCGRNIEEGFGIAFRIIQDYNLPQQKVYSLTGHILGMKNNISAIEQLIKCCHTSGIANSYIISDYVLTHCVKLLLTHQHGETNSLLKNDIYNLIKLITDIELKINAYIECKQLKAAYLLAVKHSRAQDIRKILKESDRLGRNAIKAICIKWLQQEPKL; this is encoded by the exons atgtcaAGAGAAACAAGGACATTGGagataaataaatacattttatcaaaattaTGGTATACGTCTCTTATTATTTACCGgagaaataataacaaattttttttttcacaatGTGACAATGATATTGAAGATTTTGTAGAATCAAAAACTCTGATTACAAATTTAAT TCATTCTCAAAATGAAAATCAATATCAATGGATAACTTATATATTATTGCATAAACTTCTTAACAATATAGCTTTAGATATTAAATATGTAGAAAAACCACAAAGTTATGTTCAAATGATATATGCTTTGCaattgtacaaaaatttgaCAATATATTTACAACag GAATTATTAGCATTCTATAAAAATAGTTTAGAACAAAGAAGTTCAGAAGATTTTGAGAAAATACAGAgtggatattttatacttttgaaaCAAAATGTTTGTGATAATCCATTTATTACATGTTGGATTCTTAACGAATTATTGTTAATTTATCCTAAGTCATcagttaatattatttataatttacaaaatttttattttttgctgatAAAAGAATTGATGGAATTTGAATTATCTAAACAGAAATCAGACAATGACAATTATTTTGGatgtatattatgtattatttcaaaaatgaatatTGTTGAATTTAATGATCCTACATTATCAAAATGGCTTTTTCCTATTATGTTGAAAACTAAAAATATTCAAGATATTGAATTTGCATTGTATTCAAGAACAGATCATCACTTTTTAAAAAAATGGTGTACTTTTCTCAGTGAATTTTATATGCATTCCAAACCTAATAACAATTTGAATCATGTATTGAAAATTCAGAAAATATTGTTTCATTTTCCTTCTGCTTCTGCCCCTATTCTAAATAAGAATAATCTTATAGAAAgaataagtaataataaattacattgGATCATAGACATTTTG gaCATGTGTTATATTTTAATGATAAATGGACGATATAATGATGTTTCATTAATACTATCCTGtacattattaaaagcattttgGCCAGTTTTGTTATTTAAAGTTTTGCATGAGTATTcgcaagaagaaatatttttaaataatgctAAGAAAGATTATGATTTCATATGTAATtcaattgaatttttaataCCTAAATGTAATTTTGATGTATTATGTGATCCCACATTGAATGAATTACAAAATGTACTgtggaaaaatgtaaaaattttgaaatatatccTAAACTGCAGAAGAGAAGATATTAAAACAGATAACATATATCATGATGAGATAACAGAGACAACTGACTTTCAGCAAAAGCTTTCTATACAGCAGATATTCACTCTTTTACAACATTTTGATAGTCTTTTAGTATTAAAAATGACAACAGATATATATGAACAAAActatgaaaaagtaaaaaatttattaaaagatgTTTGTGAATCTGAAAATGTTTTCATAGCATATTGTAGCATTTTAAGTGCTTTGAAAGGTATCTTATTGTGTAATAGTTATGATGCAAATCAATCTATTATATCAAAGTACTTTTTTGATATGAatcattatataaaaatattatttccgcTTAATCTACGAATACaagtaatagaaaatatattttgtttactTTTTTTGCGATATGAAGACTTTGGTCATACACAAAAAAATTATGACAAAAGCTATATAAATAAATCCCATGAGCAATTAAAATTCGAAAGTAAGTGGATGAAACAACATCTAGAAGGTTTTATTTGTAACAAATATGCTGTGAGAGATATATTATTCCACTTAGAGGATATTATCTCAATAACAGAAACTGCATGCACAGAAGAATCTGtagaagaaaaagaacaaattCAAAACAATATTGCTTCTATCAATGCAGCAATAACAAATGCTAAATGGAGATTTGAACTTTATACAACTTCGGAATTtgctaaaaatattaatatgaaatatgaaaataaaagttACTTATCTAAATTTATACCTAAATCTTTATTAAGTGGAAAGTTACCTTCCGATTGTTCCaaagaaaagatatttttttATCAAGAAAGTAATATTTCTGATGGAACAGAGACAAGATCTAGTAATAGTTCTGAATCAGAACTAGTACATAATACTAAATGGCGAAAACGTTCTAATAGTTTAGTATTAACAACAGATGATATAACAACTAAAGACATCATCCATAAACCATTATTTGTGAACTTTATGTTAGCaacaaaagaaagtttaattATTAGATGTTTATGGAAAAATGATTATGCAAAAGCACAAGATATCATAGAG ACATGCAATATGAAAAATACCCAGCTAACTGGAGAAGTGCAGTTTTCCAAAGCATTACGTACACTTAAGGAAAATGTATGTAAACAAGCAAATACATTGAAAAATAATGATCAATCTCCAGAGAACTCACAATTTTCTACACTAGAG aaTATAAGGCTAGTTACACAAGAGGGTATAAAATCCTCTAGACAAACTAGTCAATTTGAAACTTTTTTGGTATCTCAAGAAATGAATTTGCGATTATTATCTATGGAAATTCTCACCAATAATGAAATATTAGCAATATGCGCTTTAGATTTGGCTTTAACAATGAGTCAAACTTACCCAATTTCACAGAATCTTTGTGAAATTGCAGTGAAATACTTAAAATTGTGTAAAACATTCgataatactgaatatgtataCTTCTTTCATAAATTTTGTCAATTGTTATATGAAAAGAAAGATGTGGCTTCTGTAGAAGATATACTCTGTGATGCAAGAATTCCATTATGCATAAAGGAATGTAAAGAAAAGGAAAACTTTTGGACTGATATTATGATTAATCATCATGAATTTAAAGAATCGCAGACTGATAAAGATACAAttaatcaaatattaaaaaatagtaaTTATTTGCCTGGTTTAAAAATACTTAGCAAAGTAGTAACAGTTGCTTGCGGATCtcggaaatatatgcaaaatatgtgCTCTCACTTACAACTTTTACATTCAATTATTCCAACTGAACATACAATGTCTACAGTTTCTGATTTATTAAAGATTccattacattattattttggTTACCAAATATTTGAACTTAAAATTGAGCCACAAAAACTTGAAGCAATTGCACGTGATTTACAAGTTAATTTGTCGTATAGTATCCTTACAAATACTTGCCCTAAACTTTCTTATCGAGAAGATACAAGTTATACTATTATTAGTAAGGAAAATGGATGTATTGTTTTGAACAAAGCTTCATCTAAGTCG GATTTAAATTACAAGCTTCAAAGACCAAATCAATGTGTTTCAGAGATATTAACAGAATTGTTGCAAATTTTGCATAATTTAAACGTGAATCAATCCCGTCTGGATCCTGATGTttgtaaaactattttaaaCTACTCTGAAATTCAAACTGTATTAAAGAAAACGTCTCGTCTTGCAAGTTTAGATTTGAGCGAATTATCTGTGGGTAATGAAACATTAGCATTTCTTTTGAATACATGGAATCTGATGTTTCTACATACTGCTTTAACTATTTGGGGAAATCGTCCTCCTTTTAACAACTTACAGCATGCAATTTCATTAATGTCAGTTGGTTATTTAATTGGTGATTTGGGTTTAGTAACAATTGCTGCACTTAGatcaaaattattaaataacataatgttagataataaattttttatacaaGTTGAAGAACTTAATGAACCAGCTTGGCAAGATTTGGACATTACCCATGATCCAAGGGTAATTTTTGTAATGGCAAATGAATTTTTAGGGTCACCTCGTATACAA GTCTATAACCCAGACTCATTGGATGAAGATTTATCTAATGCTTTTCATGAATATCTAAATTATTACTCATGTGAGAAGTCTACTCAAAGTATAGAAAAACAAAAGATAATGTTACTTCCAAAAATTGTAGAACAATATCAAGCTTTCATTTCTCAGAATTCGAAAAATGATTTACAGATAAGTAATAACAGTAACAAATTCTTTTcaataaatgattattttaaatCTTTTAATGAAGATATAGTTATACAGTATATGCCACTTTCCTACTCATACAatgtaatattgaaatattcaaattattctAATTCATATAATCATAAACAGATTAATCAGTATAACACTACCTGGAAAAATCATAATATAAGACCAAGTTTATTACAATACTTAGAAGGCCAATATTGGGTCGTTTCGTATCTTTTACAAAggataaataatgaaaatccTACTATTTTAAGAAACAGTTGTGATAACTTGAAACGCATTGCATGTCTTGAAAATCTTTTAACGTCATATTGGACGAAggaattgaaattattatttgaaaataatcaAACTCTTGCAGCCATATCCGAGGCGATATCAATACAAAAATTGTGGTCTCATTTTGAACTTATGTTAAAGGAAGGTGAATTGGATGCTTGTTTGAGACTTATAAATGCTTTACCAACTCATATTGCTTTAAGCAGTGAATTGCAATGTTTCCGAGATAAAATTCTCAGTCACATAATttcgaaagaaaaagatacattcAACATGGTGATATTGCAATATTTATATCAaattaaagatatatatatattaagccAGACAGTATTGTATAATGTTAACAAGTGGCATATAAATATTTGTGAAAATGCATTACTTCATACAGTATATCATGTAGATAACTACAAATTACCTATACATTGTAAGTTACAATTGAACGAAATTTTGCACAGAGTgctaatttttcataaaatgctTCCATATTGTATAATTAAATCCAACGAAATTTCGTATAATATTGCTTATTGTACAGAAAAAGTTGACCCATTACAAATTATCAAATCACTAATCAATGCAGATAAATTTGAATTGTGTTTGGAATGGATGGAATGTCAAGCATTTTCTTTAGAAATACATCCTTCTGTAACACAAGATTTTTTAATTGgttttttaaaaaatgaatcTCAAAATTTTAAACAAACTTTAAAG TTTTTTCAGGCATTACCTTTGGATCAGTCAATTAAACTTTGCAAGGTTGTCTTAAAAAAATTAGAGTCTATTGACTCATTAAGATTTATTTGcaattatttattaaagtaTTGTAAAGCAACAGAAACTATAAAATATAGACGAACTCTATTAGGAATTGACATTTTAAGTATGTTAAATGTTCAAGAGAGACCATTATATATTCATCTTATCAACGAACCGTTATTAATGTTAGAACAATTGCTGATGAATTGTAAATTTGAAAGTATTCAAAGGATATTAAGTAGAATTCAAAACAAATTAAATCAAACGAATATCCCAAGAAGTAGCTTTGACAAAATTATAAGATTCTATGCTCGAAAGTCATTGGATTGCCGTGTATCTCTACAATGTGATTCTATTGAAAACAAGCCAAAAAATGTACAATATTCTGCTTTAGAAGTAGAAAACATTGAGTTTGTTATGCCTATAGTAGTTCCTACCAAAGAAGAATGGATACCTAATGATAAG GCCAGGAAATGTAGTTGCTGcaaaaatgttatattttcaATGTTTAATAGACGACATCATTGTCGTAGATGTGGCCGGGTTATTTGTGCAACATGTTCTCAACATCGCATGCACGTATCTGGTTATCCACCCTCTGTACTTGTTCGCGTATGCAACGACTGCAAACGGCAGACCGCATTACAAATGCACACTTTTCAAGGAACAGAGTCCACTCCAAGTAGTGAAATATTTGATTATTGGCGATTAACAAGAGACCAGAAACACAATGATACTATCAGAGAAGAattttcatttgaatatgcTCCAAACATTTCTTTATGTTTAGCTATTCTGAATTTGCATTCCGAACATCAAACATATGCTAG TTTTCTATTAGATTGTTGTGACGAAATGAAACGTCTTCTACAACCTGTTAGTGGTGGTAAAGTAAATCCTGAAGTTGATCACACAGTTATTATTAAAATGATACGTTCCTTATTAGTAGCTGCAAAAGTTAAATGTGCCAAGCTTGGTCTTAATACGGGACTAGCTCATTGTGATCGTTTTCTATCACAAGTAGATCTTATTGCAAGTCTTATTCAATTTGATTGTTTACATTTAATACCTTCTGATAGTCTACATGATCACACCTTAAGAAAGTTGAGAgatcttttaattaaaaaagaacagTGGACTCTTGCTTTAGATGTAAGCACTAAAGCAGGTTTAGAATGTTTAGATACACAAGGAGTTTGGGCAACTTGGGGTAAAGCATGTTTAAAAATGGGATATTTTAATCAAGCACGGGACAAATTTTTCCACTGTCTTGATAAAGTACAGTCTGAGAATTTTGATGATTGGGTAATTCTGTCATATCCAGAAGAATCAGAAATTTTGAGCAAAGATGGAACTCAGAAGCTAATAAATGAAACTAATAAAAACAAAGAAATTAAAGTGGATGAATTAAGCACAAAGAAGATAGAATTTTCAAAAAATCGTCCATTAAAAGATCCGCCATTACTTATAGAAATCCTACAAATATTGGATAATTTAAGCatatacaagcaatatgtacaGCATCCTCAACAATACAAGTTCAATACCTCGCAAgaaatgctaaataattttgGAAGCTTTAAAATCGCTAATCAAAGACAgcttgatattaaaaatacatttgtaacggtacaaaatatttgttatcatgaaagcatttattatttattaacttaTGGAAGTTATAATTCAATTTTAGAGTTCTTTTTAAAACACGAGGAATTTGATAAATGTCTCATTTTTACTTTAGAAAACAATTTGGAACccgatttatttttcaatgcaATTTACTTATATTGTTTAAGAAATGGAAGTATTGACAAACTTCATGAAGCAATGATGAACAAGGattcaaatttattaatttggaagaaatatttaatatatatttgtcaTAGTTTAGAAAAAAGGCAAtacttgaatattttatatcatttgCAACTTTTTATGAAAGATTTTATACGTGCTGCAATGACTTGTATCCGCTTTTATCTTAACGATGTAAGCAACTATTCAGATTTAAATgctaaaattaatttcttattcGACGCCCAAAAACATTTGGAATCTGAGttgcaaattgaaattttaagtCGTAAAAGAAAACGAAGTACGAGCTCCATGCATAGCAATCAAGGAATTCTAACAATGGAAATGGAACCATCAGAAATAGATAAACATATAAATTCAATTTCCAGACAAATGGAAATTACAAAGTTTCTAGCAAATTGTGAAAAAGAGGGAAGAGCTCCTATTCACTTTTTAAGCATGTTTCCAAAAAAAGACTCTAATAATTCTTCTAATCTAGAAATTCCAACATTATTTGGTGATCAACAACAAAAGATTGACTTGGCTGTTTTAGCCATTCTTTGTGGACGGAATATTGAAGAAGGATTTGGCATAGCATTTAGAATAATCCAAG ATTACAATTTACCACAGCAGAAAGTGTATTCTCTAACTGGACACATTTTGGGAATGAAGAACAATATTTCCGCAATAGAACAATTAATTAAATGTTGCCATACGTCTGGGATTGCAAATTCATATATTATATCAGATTATGTACTGACTCACTGTGTGAAGTTGTTATTAACTCATCAACATGGTGAAACTAACTCACttttaaaaaatgatatttataatcttattaaattaataactgACATAGAACTTAAA ATAAATGCATATATTGAATGCAAGCAATTAAAAGCAGCCTACCTATTAGCTGTGAAACATTCAAGAGCACAAGATATAAGAAAAATTTTGAAGGAATCCGATAGGCTTGGTCGAAATGCTATTAAAGCAATATGTATAAAATGGCTCCAGCAAGAaccaaaattataa